In Crassostrea angulata isolate pt1a10 chromosome 6, ASM2561291v2, whole genome shotgun sequence, a genomic segment contains:
- the LOC128190883 gene encoding uncharacterized protein LOC128190883, which produces MDNYKPEEQNFLILIQALKYSTVGLKTYVDQCLEDLYDRLKRKVGSNAACTQCCSKRCNVKQWCSICAAWKRETEKLMRYNIHKNRMQWQHIKLWKLSQRDREGAKVELCRIFVRDGRLIKYDIQTMLSLLQNCQYFKIGDDKNRLDAVRNVRNIDFAHTDLFEVSKRGLKKAISNLLQFFQHPSLVGFRCISTTVIEIQGLLTTDKHSLAKIEVFSAFNSLQLIRQANINDFLSINEDKNEPDRQLKFFPILSLFVAMLIIMSEFLRKYNTNEADTSVLTCKDATYEPPFTMDIDLDFYRSQHDKLVGREWLLNELDEKMFFSKRGVLLLAEMGYGKSAIVAHLICQSDKRFPGNWIHQHIVAFHICNFYSRKTLTPGNFVKNLAGGFSKQIPGFLQILEKNSRYHTYFENNICVEDPEGCLDFLVLKALNDLDMVNNTYIVVIDALDECIEHGSFNIFNLLWRRLPGFPKNIKFFITSRNTSDIRIARTQLMVIEKRPMDDSNTKDTHRFVENKIKHVSLSEQTHLKRIFKLVI; this is translated from the exons ATGGATAATTACAAACCAGAGGAACAAAATTTTCTTATACTTATTCAAGCACTCAAATACTCTACAGTTGGACTAAAAACGTACGTAGATCAGTGTTTGGAAGACTTGTATGACCGCTTAAAAAGAAAGGTTGGTTCAAACGCTGCTTGCACCCAATGTTGTAGCAAGCGATGCAACGTCAAACAGTGGTGCAGCATTTGTGCCGCATGGAAAAGAGAGACAGAGAAGTTAATGCGGTACAACATTCACAAGAACAGAATGCAGTGGCAGCATATCAAATTATGGAAGCTATCACAGAGAGATCGTGAAGGAGCAAAAGTTGAACTTTGTCGTATATTTGTACGTGATGGAAGATTGATTAAATATGATATCCAGACTATGTTGTCTCTATTgcaaaattgtcaatattttaaaattggtgACGATAAAAACCGTTTAGATGCAGTTCGCAATGTACGGAATATTGATTTTGCTCACACGGATTTATTTGAAGTGTCTAAAAGAGGACTTAAAAAAGCGATATCgaatcttttacaattttttcaacaCCCTTCTTTGGTTGGATTTCGATGCATTTCTACAACTGTGATCGAAATTCAAGGTCTTCTAACAACAGACAAGCACAGTCTTGCAAAAATAGAAGTATTTAGTGCATTTAATAGCCTTCAACTGATAAGACAAGCAAATATTAACGACTTTTTATCGATCAACGAAGATAAAAACGAACCAGACAGACAGCTTAAATTTTTCCCTATCTTATCATTGTTTGTCGCTATGCTCATTATAATGAGTGAGTTTCTAAggaaatacaatacaaatg AGGCAGATACCAGTGTGTTGACTTGTAAAGATGCAACTTATGAACCTCCTTTTACCATGGATATTGACTTGGACTTCTACCGATCCCAGCATGACAAATTGGTAGGTCGGGAATGGCTCTTAAACGAGCTGGACGAGAAGATGTTTTTCTCCAAGCGTGGTGTGTTGTTATTGGCTGAAATGGGGTATGGAAAGTCAGCTATTGTAGCTCATTTAATTTGCCAGAGTGATAAACGCTTTCCTGGAAATTGGATCCATCAACATATTGTTGCATtccatatttgtaatttttattcaaGAAAGACTCTTACCCCTGGTAACTTTGTAAAAAATTTGGCTGGAggcttttcaaaacaaataccAGGCTTTCTCCAAATTTTAGAAAAGAATTCAAGATACcatacatattttgaaaataacataTGTGTAGAAGATCCAGAGGGCTGTCTTGACTTTTTAGTTCTGAAAGCGTTGAATGATTTAGACATGGTTAACAATACTTACATTGTGGTTATTGATGCTTTAGATGAATGTATTGAACATggtagttttaatatttttaatttactctgGAGACGCTTGCCAGGTTTTCCAAAAAACATCAAATTCTTTATAACATCAAGAAATACGTCTGATATTAGAATAGCTCGTACACAACTTATGGTCATTGAAAAGAGGCCTATGGATGATAGCAACACAAAAGATACGCACAGATTTGTAGAAAACAAGATTAAACATGTATCTCTCTCTGAGCAAACTCACCTAAAACGGATTTTTAAACTAGTTATATAG
- the LOC128190887 gene encoding uncharacterized protein LOC128190887 — protein MASECSESVSDASLKIKKPNWTELEKKILVEEVHLREGLLFGKFKGAGGGKIAMDVAWREVAQAVNGSSGSGILRTSGEAAKQYSNLKQRAKGKLSESKRPKTGGGPKPPSPTPVELSILEQLEGRPSLEGICGGIDTADPVETQPSTSSSASSDVPAKKKDVQDSGKKKRKLTILELEERNLSLENDKLQEEIEKLKDERQLIVAKKSYYDLKFQILCNNNPEVVAQMLKSNEC, from the exons ATGGCGAGCGAGTGTTCTGAAAGTGTCTCAGACGccagtttaaaaattaaaaaacctaACTGGACCGagttagaaaagaaaattttggtgGAAGAAGTGCATTTGAGGGAGGGTTTATTGTTTGGGAAATTTAAGGGTGCTGGGGGTGGGAAGATAGCGATGGACGTTGCCTGGAGAGAGGTTGCACAGGCAGTGAACGG GAGCAGTGGTTCGGGAATACTGAGGACAAGTGGGGAGGCTGCCAAGCAGTACAGTAACTTGAAGCAGAGGG CCAAAGGAAAGTTATCAGAATCAAAACGCCCAAAGACAGGAGGGGGTCCCAAGCCACCAAGCCCCACACCAGTTGAGCTTTCCATTTTGGAACAACTGGAAGGAAGGCCTTCCCTTGAGGGAATATGTGGAGGAATAGATACAGCGG atcCAGTGGAAACTCAGCCTTCCACCTCTTCTTCAGCATCTTCAGATGTGCCTGCAAAGAAGAAGGATGTACAAG aTTCTGGTAAGAAAAAGAGGAAGCTTACCATCCTGGAGCTAGAGGAAAGGAACCTATCATTAGAGAATGATAAGCTTCAGGAAGAAATAGAGAAGCTGAAAGACGAGAGACAGCTCATTGTGGCCAAGAAATCATATTATGACCTAAAATTCCAAATTTTATGTAATAATAATCCTGAGGTAGTAGCTCAAATGTTGAAGAGCAATGAATGTTGA